One region of Candidatus Poribacteria bacterium genomic DNA includes:
- a CDS encoding SpoIIE family protein phosphatase, with the protein MLTEADKLQFLQKTELFSELPQTELKSICQIANEVAYPADATLFEEGDEGDSLYLMVDGEVSIIKAGTEVLFFNEKGYCLGEIALIDNKPRSATVKTVKSTQFLRITRHDFYNAMAREPRIGSGMFRVLNDKIRRDLEIQMSAIRKEVAQEESMRLAAEVQQSLLPDQEISHPYVSSAGYCRPANSVGGDYYDYLRLSDNNIAIFLGDVMGHGYHSAMVAAMTKSCLQTQIRFDASVPEVMKAITRVIEDSQTFIYMTCCYLIIHPDNRFEFANAGHPQMLLYRGDNGDPLELESSFMPVGFSRFSESESEQYYSTEVGWHSGDLLVLYSDGITEAFNPDAEMYGLERLKALISEKRHLSPLEIKAEILSDLQAYQQDESVNDDITLVVAKFL; encoded by the coding sequence ATGCTGACAGAAGCAGATAAACTACAGTTTTTACAGAAGACAGAACTATTTTCGGAACTCCCGCAAACCGAGTTAAAATCAATCTGTCAGATTGCAAACGAAGTCGCTTACCCTGCCGATGCAACGCTATTTGAGGAAGGTGATGAAGGCGATTCGCTCTATCTGATGGTTGATGGTGAAGTCAGCATCATCAAGGCAGGAACTGAGGTCTTGTTCTTTAATGAAAAAGGCTACTGCCTCGGTGAAATCGCGCTCATTGACAACAAACCGCGGAGTGCTACCGTCAAAACGGTGAAATCCACACAGTTCTTACGAATCACGAGGCACGATTTTTACAACGCAATGGCGCGTGAGCCACGGATCGGCAGCGGTATGTTCCGCGTCTTAAATGACAAAATCCGGCGCGACCTTGAGATTCAGATGAGTGCCATCCGCAAGGAAGTCGCACAGGAAGAGTCAATGCGGCTCGCTGCCGAAGTTCAACAGTCTCTTCTCCCCGATCAAGAAATCTCGCATCCTTATGTCTCTTCTGCAGGGTATTGCCGACCGGCGAACAGTGTTGGTGGCGATTATTATGACTATTTGCGTCTCTCCGACAACAACATCGCCATTTTCCTCGGCGATGTGATGGGGCACGGCTATCATTCAGCGATGGTAGCTGCAATGACAAAAAGTTGTTTGCAAACACAAATCCGCTTTGACGCTTCCGTGCCTGAAGTCATGAAAGCCATTACCCGAGTCATAGAAGATTCGCAAACCTTCATCTACATGACCTGCTGTTATCTTATTATTCATCCAGACAACCGGTTCGAGTTTGCCAACGCCGGTCACCCGCAGATGCTCCTCTATCGTGGAGACAATGGCGACCCACTTGAGTTAGAATCCTCGTTTATGCCGGTCGGTTTCTCAAGATTCAGTGAAAGTGAATCAGAACAATATTACAGCACCGAAGTGGGGTGGCACTCTGGTGATCTGCTCGTGCTCTACTCAGATGGCATCACCGAGGCATTCAATCCAGATGCCGAAATGTATGGATTGGAGCGTCTCAAAGCACTCATCTCAGAAAAACGTCATCTCTCTCCGCTGGAGATTAAGGCAGAGATTCTGTCCGACCTCCAAGCATATCAACAAGACGAAAGTGTCAATGATGATATTACCTTAGTTGTGGCGAAGTTTCTTTAA